The genomic DNA GTACATCGTGAGCTTTCGCAACCACAACGAGTTTCACGAGCCTTGCGTGGAGCGCATGTTCACCGACATCTGGCGCCGCTGCCAGCCCAACAAGCTCGCGGTGTATGCGCGCTACACGCGGCGCGGCGGGCTCGACATCAATCCGTTCCGCACCAGCTGGCCGCAGGCGCTGCCGCCGAACATCCGCACCGCGCGGCAATAAGGGACGAGGGCGCCGCCGAAGCCCCTCTTCGGAAATCCGGAACCCGCAGCCCGGCCCCTGTGGCATTCTGGAACCGCCCGCGACACTGCGGGCGGATTTCCGGAGCGGACACACATGGTTGAAGGAAAAGTAGTCGTCGTCACCGGCGCGGGCGGCGGCATCGGGCGCGACATCGCGCTGGCCATGGCGAGCCATGGCGCGAGGGTGGTGGTGAACGACATCGGCGCCGCGCTCGACGGCGCGGGCGGCAGCGCCGGCCCGGCGCAGCAGGTGGTCGACGAGATCCGCGCCGCGGGCGGCCAGGCCGTGCCCAACACCGACAGCGTGGCCGATGCGGCCAGCGCGGCGCGCATCGTCGAATGCGCGGTCGAGAGCTTCGGCCGCATCGATGCCGTGGTGAACAACGCCGGCATCCTGCGCGACCGCTTCTTCCACAAGATGTCGGTCGACGAGTGGGACGCCGTGATCAAGGTGCACCTGTACGGCGCCTACTACGTGAGCCGCGCGGCCGCCACGCACTTCAAGGAACAGAACTCGGGCGCGCTGGTGCACATGACCTCGACCTCGGGCCTCATCGGCAACTACGGCCAGGCCAACTATGCGGCGGCCAAGCTCGGCATCGTGGCGCTGTCGAAGTCGATCGCGCTCGACATGCTCAAGTTCAACGTGCGCTCCAACTGCATCGCGCCCTTCGCCTGGAGCCGCATGATCGGCGCCATTCCCACCGACACCGACGAGCAGCGCGCCCGCGTCGACAAGATCAAGCAGATGACGCCGGCCAAGGTGGCGCCGCTCGCGGTGTACCTGGCAAGCGATGCGGCCGGCGCGGTCAACGGCCAGATCTTCTCGGTGCGCAACAACGAGATCTCGCTCATCAGCCAGCCGCGGCCGGTGCGCTCCATCCACCGCTCCGAAGGCTGGACGCCCGAGAGCATTGCCGAGCACGCCATGCCCGCGATGCGCGCGAGCTTCCATCCGCTGGACCGTTCGGCCGACGTGTTCAGCTGGGATCCGGTCTGAGGGCCTGAGGACAAACCCGAAAGAGAGTACGCAGGACGCCATTCGCCGGACAATGCGCGTTTCCTTCCTCTTTGGTGCGCACGCCCGGTGAACCTGCATTTCGACCTGTTCGACCTGAAACTGTTCGTCTACGTGGCGGACGCGCGCAGCCTCACGCGCGGCGCCGAGAAGGCCTGCATCTCGCTGGCGGCCGCATCCACGCGCATCAAGCAGATGGAAGAGGCTGTGGGCGGCAAGCTGCTGCACCGCAGCGCGCAGGGCGTGAGCCTCACGGCCGCCGGGCAGGCGGTGCTCTACCACGCCAAGCGCGTGATGCAGCAGATGGAGCACCTGC from Variovorax sp. V93 includes the following:
- a CDS encoding SDR family NAD(P)-dependent oxidoreductase, producing the protein MVEGKVVVVTGAGGGIGRDIALAMASHGARVVVNDIGAALDGAGGSAGPAQQVVDEIRAAGGQAVPNTDSVADAASAARIVECAVESFGRIDAVVNNAGILRDRFFHKMSVDEWDAVIKVHLYGAYYVSRAAATHFKEQNSGALVHMTSTSGLIGNYGQANYAAAKLGIVALSKSIALDMLKFNVRSNCIAPFAWSRMIGAIPTDTDEQRARVDKIKQMTPAKVAPLAVYLASDAAGAVNGQIFSVRNNEISLISQPRPVRSIHRSEGWTPESIAEHAMPAMRASFHPLDRSADVFSWDPV